A single genomic interval of Amycolatopsis albispora harbors:
- a CDS encoding response regulator transcription factor has translation MRVLVVEDARALADVIAEGLRDQGMAVDLAYDGHTAAAKLGLHPYQVVVLDRDLPGIHGDVLCRMVTERPDRAMVLMLTAAGAPGDRVSGLALGADDYLAKPFHFPELVLRIRALARRRPDARAPVLRAAGIELDPVRRTATRDGRPLNLSVKEFALLTELLQAGTAVLSAEELLERVWDEHANPFTNTVAVTIGRLRRKLGDPPVITTLPGAGYRLTGGSP, from the coding sequence ATGAGGGTGCTGGTGGTGGAGGACGCACGCGCGCTCGCCGACGTGATCGCCGAGGGGCTGCGGGACCAAGGCATGGCCGTCGACCTCGCGTACGACGGCCACACCGCGGCGGCCAAGCTCGGCCTGCATCCCTACCAGGTCGTCGTGCTCGACCGCGACCTGCCCGGCATCCACGGTGACGTGCTCTGCCGGATGGTCACCGAGCGACCGGACCGGGCGATGGTGCTGATGCTGACCGCGGCCGGCGCGCCCGGCGACCGGGTCAGCGGGCTCGCCCTCGGCGCCGACGACTACCTCGCCAAGCCGTTCCACTTCCCCGAACTGGTGCTGCGGATCCGGGCGCTGGCCCGCCGCCGCCCGGACGCCAGGGCCCCGGTCCTGCGCGCCGCGGGCATCGAGCTCGATCCCGTCCGGCGCACCGCCACCCGCGACGGCCGGCCGCTCAACCTGTCGGTCAAGGAGTTCGCCCTGCTCACCGAGCTGCTCCAGGCCGGAACGGCCGTGCTCAGCGCCGAGGAGCTGCTGGAACGGGTCTGGGACGAGCACGCCAACCCGTTCACCAACACGGTGGCGGTGACCATCGGGCGGCTGCGGCGCAAGCTCGGCGACCCGCCGGTGATCACCACGCTGCCCGGCGCGGGCTACCGGCTCACCGGCGGCTCTCCTTGA
- a CDS encoding sensor histidine kinase: MGKPLRTIRLRFTVLYAALFLVSGVGLLVLTNLLTVTAPPAFPEQWEVVRARQLLAGSLIALAVMAVVSVLLGKFVAGRVLRPLRTITTATRRITAENLHERLAVPGPADEVKQLADTIDDLLERLEAAFAAQRRFVANASHELRTPLATMRASLDVAVAKPDPAPQAVVLAERFRTELDRVDHLLEGLLALARAQHGAFPDQAEVSWRQLAEDALAARETDIAAMDLRVERDLREARVTGSPALLSRLVANLVDNAIAHNEPGGWIRITTGDTGLEVVTGGAPLSQAEVDRLADPFRRLAADRTTSDGGSGLGLSIVAAIAEAHGRRLRLEARPEGGLRVTV; encoded by the coding sequence ATGGGCAAGCCACTGCGGACGATCCGGCTGCGCTTCACCGTGCTCTACGCCGCGTTGTTCCTCGTCTCCGGCGTCGGCCTGCTGGTGCTGACGAACCTGCTCACCGTCACCGCGCCGCCGGCCTTCCCCGAGCAGTGGGAGGTGGTGCGGGCGCGCCAGTTGCTGGCGGGCTCGCTGATCGCGCTCGCGGTGATGGCGGTGGTGTCGGTGCTGCTGGGCAAGTTCGTCGCCGGGCGCGTGCTGCGCCCGCTGCGGACCATCACCACCGCGACCCGGCGGATCACCGCGGAGAACCTGCACGAACGCCTCGCCGTGCCCGGTCCGGCCGACGAGGTCAAGCAGCTCGCCGACACCATCGACGACCTGCTGGAGCGCCTGGAGGCCGCGTTCGCCGCGCAGCGCCGGTTCGTGGCGAACGCCTCGCACGAGCTGCGCACCCCGCTGGCGACGATGCGCGCGTCGCTGGACGTCGCGGTGGCCAAACCGGACCCGGCCCCGCAGGCGGTGGTGCTGGCCGAGCGCTTCCGCACCGAACTCGACCGGGTCGACCACCTGCTGGAGGGCCTGCTCGCGCTCGCCCGCGCGCAACACGGCGCCTTCCCCGACCAGGCCGAGGTCTCGTGGCGCCAGCTCGCCGAAGACGCGCTGGCCGCCCGCGAAACCGACATCGCCGCGATGGACCTCCGGGTCGAGCGAGATCTCCGGGAAGCGCGGGTCACGGGCAGTCCCGCGTTGCTGTCCCGGCTGGTGGCGAACCTGGTCGACAACGCGATCGCGCACAACGAGCCCGGCGGCTGGATCCGGATCACCACCGGCGACACCGGCCTCGAAGTGGTGACCGGGGGCGCTCCGCTCAGCCAGGCCGAGGTGGACCGGCTCGCCGACCCGTTCCGCAGGCTCGCCGCCGATCGGACCACTTCGGACGGTGGCAGCGGGCTCGGCCTGTCGATCGTCGCCGCCATCGCGGAGGCACACGGACGCAGGCTCCGGCTGGAAGCCCGTCCCGAAGGCGGGCTGCGGGTGACGGTATGA
- a CDS encoding TIGR03086 family metal-binding protein — protein sequence MPINELRILDALATRTSLDLVARLEPADLAKPTPCEAWTLHGLLAHMTTQHLGFAAAANGDGDPDHWKLVPLGEDPVATYRESVNKVLNAFAANDIADRKFPLPEFTTEFTFTAEQAIGFHFVDYVVHAWDVARTLRLPIHFQREVLDYATRIAESVPDGQSRLEPGAAFGPAADTTGLSGLDRIVALLGRSPHWPDH from the coding sequence ATGCCTATCAATGAGCTCCGCATTCTCGACGCGCTCGCCACCCGGACCAGCCTCGACCTCGTCGCCCGCCTCGAACCCGCCGACCTGGCCAAGCCGACCCCGTGCGAGGCGTGGACCCTGCACGGCCTGCTCGCGCACATGACCACCCAGCACCTGGGCTTCGCCGCCGCGGCGAACGGCGACGGCGATCCGGACCACTGGAAGCTGGTGCCCCTCGGCGAGGACCCGGTGGCCACCTACCGCGAATCGGTGAACAAGGTGCTGAACGCCTTCGCCGCCAACGACATCGCCGACCGCAAGTTCCCGCTGCCCGAGTTCACCACCGAGTTCACCTTCACCGCAGAGCAGGCGATCGGCTTCCATTTCGTCGACTACGTGGTGCACGCCTGGGACGTCGCACGCACCTTGAGGCTGCCGATCCACTTCCAGCGCGAGGTGCTCGACTACGCGACGCGCATCGCCGAGAGCGTCCCGGATGGACAGTCACGCCTCGAGCCCGGCGCCGCCTTCGGCCCGGCCGCCGACACCACGGGACTGTCCGGTTTGGACCGGATCGTGGCGCTGCTCGGCCGCTCCCCCCACTGGCCGGACCACTGA
- a CDS encoding MarR family winged helix-turn-helix transcriptional regulator has translation MAEGDRRPDLAAMLGGLMRRLMAAEAPVLEEHGLSMWGYVVLSALDDGPVRTQAALARAIGADKTRIIGTLDKLQDAGLISREPDPADRRVRVLAITAEGRARRRSAQKQIQAHEDELLAGLSDEDRAAFLRAARALGE, from the coding sequence ATGGCGGAGGGCGACCGGCGGCCGGATCTCGCGGCGATGCTCGGCGGGCTCATGCGCAGGCTGATGGCGGCCGAGGCGCCGGTGCTCGAGGAGCACGGGCTGAGCATGTGGGGTTACGTCGTGCTGAGCGCGCTCGACGACGGCCCGGTGCGCACGCAGGCCGCGCTCGCGCGCGCGATCGGCGCGGACAAGACGCGGATCATCGGCACGCTCGACAAGCTGCAGGACGCCGGGCTGATCAGCCGGGAGCCGGATCCGGCGGACCGGCGCGTGCGGGTGCTGGCGATCACCGCCGAGGGGCGCGCGCGGCGGCGGTCCGCGCAGAAGCAGATCCAGGCCCACGAGGACGAACTGCTGGCCGGGCTGTCCGACGAGGACAGGGCGGCCTTCCTCCGGGCGGCGCGGGCGCTCGGCGAGTAG
- a CDS encoding TIGR03085 family metal-binding protein, translated as MGVATDERRALCELFEQLGPDAPTLCEGWRTRDLAAHLVVREHRPDAAAGILVPMLASHTDSVQHRYAAQPWDQLVERVRSGPAWFWPTRLPPLDELVNSAEFLVHHEDARRGQEGWEPRPADSARDAAAWRSVKAIAKLTLRNSPVGVVLRSPGHGELSAKTGPDAVTLTGAPVEILLFAFGRDAVRLDFEGTPEAIDRLKALSRGL; from the coding sequence ATGGGTGTTGCCACGGACGAACGTCGCGCGTTGTGTGAGTTGTTCGAGCAGCTGGGGCCCGACGCGCCCACCCTGTGCGAGGGCTGGCGCACCCGCGACCTGGCCGCGCACCTGGTCGTCCGCGAGCACCGGCCCGACGCGGCCGCCGGGATCCTGGTGCCGATGCTGGCCTCCCACACCGACTCGGTGCAGCACCGTTACGCCGCGCAACCGTGGGACCAGCTGGTCGAGCGCGTGCGCTCCGGGCCAGCCTGGTTCTGGCCCACCCGCCTGCCGCCGCTGGACGAGCTGGTCAACAGCGCCGAATTCCTCGTCCACCACGAGGACGCGCGCCGCGGGCAGGAGGGCTGGGAACCGCGTCCCGCCGATTCGGCTCGTGACGCGGCGGCCTGGCGCTCGGTCAAGGCGATCGCCAAGCTGACCCTGCGGAATTCCCCCGTCGGTGTGGTGCTGCGCTCCCCCGGTCACGGTGAGCTGTCCGCCAAAACCGGCCCCGACGCCGTCACGCTCACCGGCGCCCCGGTGGAGATCCTGCTGTTCGCCTTCGGCCGCGACGCCGTGCGCCTGGACTTCGAGGGCACTCCCGAAGCCATCGACCGGCTGAAGGCGCTGAGCCGCGGCCTCTGA
- a CDS encoding helix-turn-helix domain-containing protein — MDKQSTTAARHLAETVRRHRQASNLSLGELSRLTGLSKTSLARIEAGEGNPSLETLWHLGHALGLSVGQLIEPSGTTPARLQRDGEGTIVESTGGMRGRLLQTDHSHHRTEVFELVLPPGTRFASEPHQPGTRELVHCTGGEVRCGPAGHLLDLAPGDTAHFDGAAPHVYAGGPDGGRALLVMSYPPG; from the coding sequence ATGGACAAGCAGTCAACGACGGCCGCGCGCCACCTCGCCGAGACGGTCCGCCGCCACCGCCAGGCGAGCAACCTGTCGCTCGGCGAGCTGAGCAGGCTCACCGGCCTGTCCAAGACCAGCCTCGCCCGGATCGAGGCGGGCGAGGGCAATCCGTCGCTGGAAACCCTGTGGCACCTGGGACACGCGCTCGGGCTGAGCGTCGGCCAGCTGATCGAGCCGTCCGGCACCACACCCGCCCGGCTGCAGCGCGACGGCGAGGGCACCATCGTGGAGTCCACCGGTGGCATGCGCGGGCGGCTGCTCCAGACCGACCACAGCCACCACCGCACCGAGGTCTTCGAGCTGGTCCTGCCGCCCGGCACGCGGTTCGCAAGCGAACCGCACCAGCCGGGCACCCGCGAACTCGTGCACTGCACCGGCGGCGAGGTGCGGTGCGGACCGGCCGGCCACCTGCTCGACCTGGCGCCCGGCGACACCGCGCACTTCGACGGCGCCGCCCCGCACGTCTACGCGGGCGGGCCGGACGGCGGCCGCGCGCTGCTGGTGATGAGCTATCCGCCGGGTTGA
- a CDS encoding M20/M25/M40 family metallo-hydrolase has protein sequence MGEIQAWLAARADEMVELLAELVAVETENPPGRELGTCARVLRDAMARLELAPELIELPPTGALEEPAVVRGIAGSGEKLLYFHGHFDVVPVQDRGQFTLDRRDGKLFGRGTADMKGGLVSMLYGAAAARDLGLLGDGRIVLHLVCDEETGSVAGAGHLRAAGLIDPDAVAMLTAEPSGGRIWHAARGALSLRVDVRGREAHVGQADTGVNAFAHLLHVARPVEAYAAEAVARGDMVVVGGLAGGGSNFNVVPGSAFFTVDTRYRPEADLDAELKRLTGLIDAAAAEIGADVSVEVTQLQPPAATSSSHPAAVELARCTGGAFETCPGILDIRWYAQLGIPAFAYGAGLLDVSHGPGEYVEEAALHRCAAVYARYASVMLSR, from the coding sequence ATGGGGGAGATCCAGGCCTGGCTCGCGGCGCGGGCCGACGAGATGGTGGAGTTGCTGGCCGAACTGGTCGCCGTCGAGACGGAGAACCCGCCTGGGCGTGAACTCGGTACGTGCGCGCGTGTCCTGCGTGACGCGATGGCGCGGCTGGAGCTGGCTCCCGAACTCATCGAACTGCCACCGACCGGTGCGCTGGAGGAACCGGCCGTGGTACGCGGAATCGCGGGCTCCGGCGAGAAGCTGCTGTATTTCCACGGGCATTTCGACGTGGTCCCGGTGCAGGACCGCGGTCAGTTCACCCTCGACCGGCGTGACGGCAAGCTGTTCGGCCGGGGCACCGCCGACATGAAGGGCGGCCTGGTCAGCATGCTGTACGGGGCCGCGGCCGCGCGGGACCTCGGCCTGCTCGGCGACGGCCGGATCGTGCTGCACCTGGTGTGCGACGAGGAAACCGGCAGTGTCGCCGGTGCCGGGCACCTGCGGGCCGCGGGGCTGATCGACCCGGACGCGGTCGCCATGCTGACCGCGGAACCGAGCGGCGGCCGGATCTGGCACGCGGCCCGCGGTGCGCTGTCGCTGCGGGTCGACGTCCGCGGCCGGGAGGCACACGTCGGGCAGGCGGACACCGGGGTGAACGCGTTCGCGCACCTGCTGCACGTGGCGCGCCCGGTCGAGGCGTATGCCGCGGAAGCGGTGGCGCGCGGGGACATGGTCGTGGTCGGCGGGCTGGCCGGGGGCGGGTCGAACTTCAACGTGGTGCCGGGTTCGGCGTTCTTCACCGTGGACACCCGGTACCGGCCGGAGGCGGACCTCGATGCCGAACTGAAGCGGCTGACCGGCCTCATCGACGCCGCCGCCGCGGAGATCGGCGCGGACGTGTCGGTGGAGGTGACCCAGTTACAGCCACCCGCGGCCACGTCTTCGTCCCACCCGGCGGCGGTCGAACTGGCGCGGTGCACCGGCGGTGCGTTCGAGACCTGCCCCGGCATTCTGGACATCCGGTGGTACGCGCAGCTCGGCATCCCCGCTTTTGCTTACGGGGCAGGACTTCTCGACGTTTCCCACGGGCCGGGCGAGTACGTCGAAGAGGCGGCGCTGCACCGGTGCGCCGCCGTCTACGCGCGCTACGCGTCGGTGATGCTCAGCCGGTGA
- a CDS encoding FtsX-like permease family protein, with product MFRLALRSIRFRAGGFAASFVALFLGALILMTFASLLDTAPGADPASATTLDLVAGVVGGWGLIIVAFATGSTLTLLVRQRHREMALLRSVGATPAQTVLLVTGEAAVVAVVAGLAAVIPAAFGGELLLRLLIDTGQVAPGVGHRFGVFALTVGLGVTLVAAVLGAVVAARRAPNARRTTTTGQRLSRKRIAAGTLVLLAGLSCGVLTATVFAGGGLEVMAVAGQAVILSSIGLAVLSPALARAVVAVAGGPVRALTGVGGYLTVHTIRQRTTQFADGLVAVILFTGIATGTLYLQAIENSAGVVRAPEHQSVETLNFVVVGMISLFAAVLLVNTLTAAIIHRRAEFGVQRLAGSTPPQVLGMVSVEGALLAVTGILAGSLAAVAAIVPYSILRTGSVVPGESPLIYGIVVAIAALLTLGTSLGAARRAIRTPAIRAVTG from the coding sequence GTGTTCCGACTCGCGCTGCGCTCGATCCGGTTCCGCGCCGGCGGTTTCGCCGCCAGCTTCGTCGCGCTCTTCCTCGGCGCGCTCATCCTGATGACCTTCGCGTCGCTGCTGGACACCGCGCCCGGCGCCGACCCGGCCTCGGCCACCACGCTGGACCTGGTGGCCGGGGTCGTCGGCGGCTGGGGGCTGATCATCGTCGCCTTCGCCACCGGCTCCACGCTGACCCTGCTGGTGCGCCAGCGTCACCGGGAAATGGCGCTCCTGCGCAGCGTCGGCGCCACCCCCGCGCAGACGGTGCTGCTGGTCACCGGCGAGGCGGCCGTGGTCGCGGTGGTGGCCGGGCTGGCGGCGGTCATCCCGGCGGCGTTCGGCGGCGAACTGCTGCTGCGCCTGCTGATCGACACCGGTCAGGTCGCGCCCGGGGTGGGGCACCGGTTCGGCGTGTTCGCACTGACCGTGGGCCTGGGTGTCACGTTGGTCGCGGCGGTGCTGGGGGCCGTGGTGGCGGCGCGCCGCGCGCCGAACGCCCGCCGCACAACGACCACCGGGCAGCGGCTCAGCCGTAAGCGGATCGCCGCCGGGACGCTGGTTCTGCTGGCCGGGCTCAGCTGCGGGGTGCTGACCGCGACCGTGTTCGCCGGCGGTGGCCTGGAGGTGATGGCGGTCGCCGGGCAGGCGGTGATCCTGTCGTCCATCGGCCTCGCCGTGCTCTCCCCCGCGCTGGCCCGCGCGGTGGTGGCGGTGGCGGGCGGTCCGGTGCGCGCGCTGACCGGCGTCGGCGGGTACCTGACCGTGCACACCATCCGGCAGCGCACCACGCAGTTCGCCGACGGGCTGGTCGCGGTCATCCTGTTCACCGGCATCGCCACCGGAACCCTGTACCTGCAAGCGATCGAGAACTCGGCGGGCGTCGTCCGCGCGCCCGAGCACCAGAGCGTGGAGACGCTGAACTTCGTGGTGGTCGGCATGATCTCGTTGTTCGCCGCGGTGCTGCTGGTCAACACCCTGACCGCGGCGATCATCCACCGCCGGGCCGAGTTCGGCGTGCAGCGGCTGGCCGGTTCGACCCCACCGCAGGTGCTCGGCATGGTGAGCGTGGAAGGCGCGCTGCTGGCGGTGACCGGCATCCTGGCCGGTTCGCTGGCCGCGGTGGCCGCCATCGTGCCGTACAGCATCCTGCGCACGGGCTCGGTGGTGCCGGGCGAAAGCCCGCTGATCTACGGGATCGTGGTGGCCATCGCGGCGCTGCTCACCCTCGGGACCAGTCTCGGCGCGGCCCGCCGCGCCATCCGGACCCCCGCCATCCGGGCGGTCACCGGCTGA
- a CDS encoding ABC transporter ATP-binding protein, translating to MTADRPALRLAGVSRTYGTPPNPVHALRAVELSLAAGTFTAVMGPSGSGKSTLLHCAAGLDEPTSGQVLLDGTPLTHGSETAMTKFRRTRVGFVFQQFNLLPTLTVWQNTTLPLRLAGREIDRAFVHEVLERTGLGDRLRHRPDELSGGQQQRVAIARALVTRPSLIFADEPTGALDTATAREILGLLAESVHTMGQTVVMVTHDPVAAAYADSVVFLADGRIVDRLHRPSAQAVAELMTLLGDRRRPRAVGE from the coding sequence ATGACCGCCGACAGACCCGCGCTCCGGCTGGCCGGAGTGAGCAGAACCTACGGCACACCACCAAATCCGGTGCACGCCCTCCGAGCCGTCGAACTCAGCCTCGCCGCCGGGACGTTCACCGCGGTGATGGGCCCCTCCGGCTCGGGCAAGAGCACCCTGCTGCACTGCGCGGCAGGCCTCGACGAGCCGACCAGCGGCCAGGTCCTGCTCGACGGCACCCCGCTGACCCACGGCAGCGAGACCGCGATGACGAAGTTCCGCCGCACCCGCGTCGGCTTTGTGTTCCAGCAGTTCAACCTTCTCCCCACGCTGACCGTCTGGCAGAACACCACGCTCCCCCTGCGCCTGGCCGGGCGGGAAATCGACCGTGCCTTCGTGCACGAGGTGCTGGAGCGCACCGGCCTCGGCGACCGCCTTCGCCATCGCCCGGACGAACTGTCCGGCGGCCAGCAGCAGCGCGTCGCCATCGCGCGGGCGCTGGTGACCCGGCCCAGCCTGATCTTCGCCGACGAGCCGACCGGGGCGCTGGACACCGCGACCGCCCGCGAAATTCTCGGGCTGCTGGCCGAATCCGTGCACACCATGGGGCAGACCGTGGTCATGGTCACGCACGACCCGGTCGCCGCCGCGTATGCGGATTCGGTGGTTTTCCTCGCCGACGGGCGGATCGTCGACCGGCTGCATCGCCCGTCCGCCCAGGCCGTGGCCGAGTTGATGACGCTGCTGGGCGACCGGCGGCGCCCGCGCGCGGTGGGTGAGTGA
- a CDS encoding 4-hydroxythreonine-4-phosphate dehydrogenase PdxA — protein sequence MTTSVLPRVAITLGDPAGIGPELVAKLLADPRTTESAEIVLISDERELADAGTDAGTPIEYSLEAKPGVPRLHDNGAARPGTFERRKATEAGGTWAMSNLRVALDLAGAGEVDAILFAPLNKSSLHLAGMRELDELRWFETILGAEAYTCELNVLPSLWTARVTSHVSVAEVAAGITRENVLGAAKLLDTVLRESGIEAPRLGVCALNPHAGENGRFGRHEIEVISPAVEELRAGGIDAAGPFPSDTIFLRREEFDGILTMYHDQGQIAMKLIGFDGGVTMAGGLRVPICTPAHGTAFDLVGKRSANTGSIRNAFNLATRIGTRRRAAQA from the coding sequence ATGACCACCTCCGTCCTCCCCCGGGTCGCGATCACCCTCGGCGACCCCGCCGGCATCGGCCCCGAACTGGTCGCGAAGCTGCTGGCCGACCCGCGTACCACCGAGTCCGCGGAAATCGTGCTCATCTCCGACGAGCGCGAACTCGCCGACGCCGGAACCGACGCCGGAACGCCGATCGAGTACAGCCTCGAAGCGAAGCCCGGCGTGCCGCGGCTGCACGACAACGGCGCCGCGCGGCCGGGCACCTTCGAACGCCGCAAGGCCACCGAAGCCGGTGGCACGTGGGCGATGAGCAATCTGCGGGTCGCGCTCGACCTGGCCGGTGCCGGGGAGGTCGACGCGATCCTGTTCGCGCCGTTGAACAAGTCGTCCCTGCACCTCGCGGGGATGCGGGAGCTGGACGAACTGCGCTGGTTCGAAACGATTCTCGGCGCGGAGGCGTACACGTGCGAGCTGAACGTGCTGCCGTCGCTGTGGACGGCGCGGGTCACCTCGCACGTTTCGGTGGCCGAGGTCGCGGCCGGGATCACGCGGGAAAACGTGCTCGGCGCGGCGAAGCTGCTGGACACCGTGCTGCGGGAGTCCGGCATCGAGGCACCCCGGCTGGGCGTGTGCGCGCTGAACCCGCACGCCGGGGAAAACGGGCGGTTCGGCCGTCACGAGATCGAGGTGATCAGCCCGGCCGTCGAGGAACTGCGGGCCGGCGGCATCGACGCGGCCGGGCCGTTCCCGTCGGACACCATCTTCCTGCGGCGCGAGGAGTTCGACGGGATCCTGACCATGTACCACGACCAGGGCCAGATCGCGATGAAGCTGATCGGTTTCGACGGCGGCGTGACCATGGCGGGCGGGCTGCGCGTCCCCATCTGCACCCCGGCCCACGGCACGGCCTTCGACCTGGTCGGCAAACGCTCCGCGAACACCGGCTCGATCCGCAACGCCTTCAACCTGGCGACGCGCATCGGCACCCGCCGGCGGGCCGCGCAAGCCTGA
- a CDS encoding tripartite tricarboxylate transporter permease, whose translation MIDNLMLGFDSALTPENVLWCFVGVLLGTVIGILPGLGSATGVAILIPVTLTFSPLTALIMLAGIYHGAQFGATITAILIATPGEASSVISTLDGYQMARKGRAGPALAISALGAFAAAMVSLLALVAVAPFFAQLALDFGPPEMLAVMILGLGTIVVFSGKNLLLGASMGLLGILIACIGVDVGSGVARYTFGEVDLFGGVPFVEVMIGLFALGELLNQLHHGMAAPIRARFKELLLTKADLKRAAAPTARGTVVGFLLGCLPGAGTTLASFMAYGAEKRFSRHRKQLGKGAIEGVVAPDAATNAASNANFVPTLVLGVPGGATTAVLLGALLVYGIQPGPLLFENQPELVWGLLVSFFIGNLILLVLNLPMAPVFAQLLRVPYAYLYPLIIATSLLGAYSVKNSMFSVWVVLVFGLVGYAMKRLNLPVAPLVLGLVIGPLFEKALVQTSALAGDDGVAATVFASPAAVVILLAAVALVAGPPVARLVRNRKPVPVTTGRKQ comes from the coding sequence GTGATCGACAACCTGATGCTGGGCTTCGATTCGGCCCTCACCCCGGAAAACGTGCTGTGGTGCTTCGTCGGCGTGCTGCTGGGCACGGTGATCGGCATCTTGCCCGGCCTCGGCTCGGCGACCGGCGTGGCCATCCTGATCCCGGTCACGCTGACCTTCTCGCCGCTGACCGCGCTGATCATGCTCGCCGGGATCTACCACGGCGCGCAGTTCGGCGCGACGATCACCGCGATCCTGATCGCCACGCCCGGTGAGGCGTCCTCGGTGATCAGCACGCTCGACGGTTACCAGATGGCCCGCAAGGGACGCGCCGGGCCGGCGCTGGCGATCTCCGCGCTCGGTGCCTTCGCCGCCGCCATGGTCTCCCTGCTGGCGCTGGTCGCGGTGGCGCCGTTCTTCGCGCAGCTCGCGCTCGACTTCGGGCCGCCGGAAATGCTGGCGGTGATGATCCTCGGGCTCGGCACCATCGTGGTGTTCTCGGGGAAGAACCTGCTGCTGGGCGCGTCGATGGGACTGCTGGGCATCCTGATCGCCTGCATCGGGGTGGACGTGGGCAGCGGGGTCGCGCGGTACACCTTCGGCGAGGTGGACCTGTTCGGCGGTGTGCCGTTCGTCGAGGTGATGATCGGCCTGTTCGCCCTCGGTGAGCTGCTCAACCAGCTGCACCACGGCATGGCGGCGCCGATCCGCGCCCGGTTCAAGGAGCTGCTGCTGACCAAGGCGGATCTGAAACGCGCCGCCGCGCCGACCGCGCGCGGCACGGTGGTCGGCTTCCTGCTCGGCTGCCTGCCCGGTGCGGGCACCACGCTCGCCTCGTTCATGGCCTACGGCGCGGAGAAGCGGTTTTCCCGGCACCGCAAGCAACTCGGCAAGGGCGCCATCGAGGGCGTGGTCGCGCCCGACGCGGCGACGAACGCCGCGTCCAACGCGAACTTCGTGCCCACGCTGGTGCTCGGTGTGCCCGGCGGGGCGACCACCGCGGTGCTGCTCGGCGCGCTGCTGGTCTACGGCATCCAGCCCGGCCCGCTGCTGTTCGAGAACCAGCCGGAGCTGGTCTGGGGCCTGCTGGTGTCGTTCTTCATCGGCAACCTGATCCTGCTGGTGCTCAACCTGCCGATGGCCCCGGTGTTCGCGCAGCTGCTGCGGGTGCCGTACGCCTATCTCTACCCGCTGATCATCGCCACCAGCCTGCTCGGCGCGTACTCGGTGAAGAACAGCATGTTCAGCGTGTGGGTGGTGCTGGTCTTCGGGCTGGTCGGCTACGCGATGAAACGGCTGAACCTGCCGGTCGCGCCGCTGGTGCTGGGCCTGGTGATCGGGCCGCTGTTCGAAAAGGCGCTGGTGCAGACCTCCGCGCTGGCCGGGGACGACGGTGTCGCGGCCACCGTGTTCGCCAGCCCGGCCGCCGTGGTCATCCTGCTCGCCGCCGTCGCGCTCGTCGCCGGTCCGCCCGTCGCGCGGCTCGTCCGCAACCGCAAGCCCGTTCCCGTCACCACCGGAAGGAAACAATGA
- a CDS encoding tripartite tricarboxylate transporter TctB family protein, translating into MSAQARRPVLASRAVLTLVGLVFFLGSFAYDWTAEDGSIGAAALPRTAGLLLVLVGLALIAQELRSGAAMDDEVAGTPSDPDTEPPDPARTRRKLVTVFAAMVAAALLIPLTGLLPTLALLTLFLSAVVERQPFWRSAAVAAGVGAAGYLIFVALLRVPLPLGLFDPALWSAL; encoded by the coding sequence ATGAGCGCGCAGGCACGCCGCCCGGTGCTGGCCAGCCGCGCGGTGCTCACCCTGGTCGGCCTGGTCTTCTTCCTCGGATCGTTCGCCTACGACTGGACCGCCGAGGACGGCTCGATCGGCGCCGCCGCCCTGCCGCGGACCGCTGGCCTGCTGCTCGTGCTCGTCGGCCTCGCGCTGATCGCGCAGGAACTGCGCTCGGGCGCGGCGATGGACGACGAGGTGGCCGGAACACCGTCCGATCCGGACACCGAGCCACCGGACCCGGCCCGCACCCGCCGCAAGCTGGTCACGGTGTTCGCCGCGATGGTGGCCGCCGCGCTGCTGATCCCGCTGACCGGCCTGCTGCCGACGCTGGCGCTGCTGACGCTGTTCCTCAGCGCGGTGGTGGAACGGCAGCCGTTCTGGCGCTCGGCCGCGGTCGCCGCGGGTGTCGGTGCCGCCGGTTACCTCATCTTCGTGGCCCTGCTGCGCGTGCCGCTGCCGCTCGGCCTGTTCGACCCGGCACTGTGGAGCGCGCTGTGA